Proteins from a genomic interval of Vicinamibacteria bacterium:
- the recR gene encoding recombination mediator RecR: protein MRDYPEPVSRLIAELKALPGIGVKSAQRIAFHSLRASSDEAQHLARAVLDVKEKIATCSICNNITDGDPCFFCSSPERNGKLLCVVEEPPNVVTIEKTHEFKGRYHVLMGSLSPLQGIGPEELKIKGLLARLQNGEVEEVILATNPNVEGEATAIYVSKLIKPLGVRVTRIAMGIPVGSDLDYADEVTVGKALEGRREY, encoded by the coding sequence CTACCCCGAGCCCGTCTCTCGACTCATCGCCGAGCTCAAGGCGCTTCCAGGGATCGGCGTCAAGTCGGCGCAGCGCATCGCCTTTCACAGCCTGCGAGCGAGCAGCGACGAGGCCCAACATCTAGCGAGGGCAGTCCTCGACGTCAAAGAGAAGATAGCGACCTGTTCGATATGCAACAACATCACCGACGGGGACCCCTGTTTCTTCTGCTCCAGCCCGGAGCGAAACGGCAAGCTCTTGTGTGTGGTCGAAGAACCGCCGAACGTCGTGACGATCGAGAAGACCCACGAGTTCAAGGGCCGGTATCACGTGTTGATGGGCAGCCTCTCGCCTCTCCAGGGGATCGGACCCGAGGAGCTGAAGATCAAGGGCCTCCTGGCCCGGCTTCAAAATGGCGAGGTCGAAGAGGTGATCCTCGCAACGAATCCCAACGTGGAGGGTGAGGCCACCGCGATTTACGTCTCGAAGCTCATCAAACCCCTCGGAGTCCGGGTGACCCGCATCGCCATGGGCATCCCCGTCGGCAGCGACCTCGACTACGCCGACGAAGTGACGGTGGGTAAAGCCTTAGAGGGCCGCCGCGAGTACTGA
- a CDS encoding roadblock/LC7 domain-containing protein gives MATTDVVMYDEEFNQIKTILSKLRTDANAKLVFLVDKNGQQIAAHGNIDNLDTTSLASLTAGNVAATDALAKLIGEKEFSVLFHEGERDNIHISIVGLRVILVVIFDERSSLGLVRLRVKKAAQDLNGVFDTIMHKVEAEKASSGAGFESPFAEITDEDIDSLFSE, from the coding sequence ATGGCGACCACTGATGTGGTGATGTATGACGAGGAGTTCAATCAGATCAAGACGATTCTGAGCAAGCTCCGCACCGACGCCAACGCTAAGCTCGTGTTCCTGGTGGACAAGAACGGGCAGCAGATCGCCGCCCACGGCAACATCGACAATCTAGACACCACGTCGCTTGCTTCGTTGACGGCGGGCAACGTCGCGGCGACGGACGCTCTCGCCAAGCTCATCGGCGAGAAAGAGTTCTCGGTACTCTTTCACGAAGGCGAGCGGGACAACATTCATATTTCTATCGTCGGGCTTCGCGTGATTCTCGTGGTCATTTTCGACGAACGGTCGTCTCTCGGCCTGGTCAGACTGCGGGTGAAAAAGGCAGCTCAGGACTTGAACGGCGTCTTCGACACCATCATGCACAAGGTCGAAGCCGAAAAGGCGTCCTCGGGTGCCGGTTTCGAGTCACCGTTCGCCGAGATCACCGACGAGGACATCGACAGCTTGTTCAGCGAGTAA
- a CDS encoding ADP-ribosylation factor-like protein → MTFINYASREINCKIVYYGPGLCGKTTNLQFIYEKTNPNAKGKLISLATETDRTLFFDFLPLELGNVRGFKTRFHLYTVPGQVFYDASRKLILKGVDGVIFVADSQRERMDANVESLRNLEQNLKAQGYDIRTIPYVLQLNKRDLPSAVPVEEMKSKLCIDTEPVLEAIAASEDGFGVFDTLKAVAKLVLQELTRGTDSSSRSSGG, encoded by the coding sequence ATGACTTTCATCAATTACGCATCACGAGAGATCAACTGCAAGATCGTCTACTACGGCCCTGGATTGTGCGGGAAGACGACCAACCTGCAGTTCATCTACGAAAAGACGAATCCGAACGCCAAGGGCAAATTGATCTCGCTGGCGACCGAGACCGATCGGACCTTGTTCTTCGATTTTCTCCCTCTCGAGCTCGGAAACGTCCGCGGGTTCAAGACTCGCTTCCACCTCTACACCGTGCCGGGGCAGGTCTTCTACGACGCCTCGCGCAAACTCATCCTCAAAGGTGTCGACGGCGTCATATTCGTTGCGGATTCCCAGCGTGAGCGCATGGACGCGAACGTGGAAAGCCTGAGGAACCTGGAGCAGAATCTCAAAGCGCAGGGCTACGACATCCGTACGATTCCCTACGTTCTTCAGCTCAACAAGCGAGACCTTCCGAGCGCGGTGCCGGTGGAGGAAATGAAGTCGAAGCTCTGTATCGACACCGAGCCCGTGCTCGAAGCGATCGCCGCCTCGGAGGACGGGTTCGGAGTGTTCGATACCCTGAAAGCGGTCGCCAAGCTCGTGCTACAAGAGCTGACGAGGGGAACCGACAGCAGCAGCCGAAGTTCAGGAGGCTGA
- a CDS encoding transglutaminase-like domain-containing protein: MSSSSYLATVPDETFCGESEESNGSDRSYLAPSAFCDSDHPLIRAIALELTKDCSSDAERVAVLSNWVRDRIGYRIPPYPQAASDTLNSKAGSCSNRANLLVALLRSLNIPSGFHLLKVEAKDCFGRLASPVFHPFPDGSSHVFCAVQLGNKWVRCDPSKWHMTVESAFSES, from the coding sequence ATGAGCAGCTCTAGCTATCTAGCGACCGTCCCGGACGAGACGTTTTGCGGCGAAAGTGAGGAAAGCAACGGGAGCGACCGGAGTTATCTGGCCCCGAGCGCGTTCTGCGATTCGGACCATCCCCTGATTCGGGCGATAGCCCTCGAGCTGACCAAGGATTGCTCGAGTGACGCGGAAAGAGTGGCCGTGCTCTCGAATTGGGTCAGGGACCGGATCGGCTACCGGATCCCGCCGTACCCGCAAGCCGCTTCCGACACGTTGAACAGCAAAGCCGGCTCGTGTTCCAACCGAGCCAACCTCCTGGTCGCGTTGTTGCGGTCTCTCAATATCCCGTCGGGATTCCATCTCCTGAAGGTGGAAGCCAAAGACTGCTTCGGTCGGCTCGCAAGTCCCGTGTTCCACCCGTTCCCCGATGGGTCCTCCCACGTGTTTTGCGCGGTGCAGCTCGGCAACAAGTGGGTCCGGTGCGATCCGTCGAAATGGCATATGACCGTGGAGAGCGCGTTCAGCGAATCGTAG